TGAATCGCATAGTGACACCATTCTAGGTGTCACCAATGTTTCTGAACGAGCACAGACAGCGCATCCGATGATACCACATCGGCGAAGGCCGGGAAGGTGCGTTTGATTGGCGTTACCCGCTCAAATATAATTGTCGAAGTCGGGATCGGTACGTGATTCAGGTTTTCCCAAGCGGAGGTGAAGCGTGGCTTCTGGAGAGGTGTGCTTTAACGGCAAGATACTGAACGTGGACCTCACGCAGGAGCGCGTCGAGCCGGAAGCCCTTGCGCCTCCGGCCTACCGTACATACCTCGGGGGCTACGGGCTCGGTGCGCGCCTCCTCTTCGATCGCATCCCAAAAGGCGCCGATCCTCTCGGCCCCGACAACGTGCTCGGACTGATGCCCGGTCTCCTCACCGGCACCCCCTTCTTCGGCAACCGCTACCAGGTCGTCGGCAAGTCGCCGAAGACCGGCGGCTGGGGCGACGCCAACTCCGGCGGCGATTTCGGCCCCTGGCTCAAGAACGCCGGCTGGGACGGCGTCCTCTTCAGCGGCATCTCCCAGCGGCCGGTCTATCTCTTCATTCACGACGATAAAGCTGAGTTGCGCGACGCCGCCGATCTCTGGGGCCTCGACGCCATAACCGCCGAGGCGAAACTGAAAGAACGGCACGGGAAGAAGACCAGCGTCTCCTGTATCGGGCAGGCGGGCGAGAAGCTCTCCCTCATGGCCGGCGTCTGCAACGAGTACGGCCGCGTTGCCGCCCGCAGCGGCCTGGGGGCAGTGATGGGCGCCAAGAAGGTGAAAGCGGTCGCCGTTCTCTCGTCGCGCGCGGGCATACTCTCGCGCGACAGAGAAGCGCAGGCGAAGGTCAAGGCCGCGCTCGACGCCTTCATTCAGCCGCTCGTCGGGTTCTTTCACAGCATGGGGACGCCCGGCATCACCAACAGCTCGGCGATGTCCGGCGATGCGCCCGTGAAGAACTGGGGCGGCGCTGGCTCCGTCGACTTCCCCCAGGGCGCCGAGCTTAGCGGCGCCAACTTCGTCGCCAAGATGGACCGGACGTACGCCTGCTGGCGCTGCCCCGTGGCCTGCGGCGCCGAGAGCAAGGCCTCCGACAACCCGAAGTTCCCTTACCCGCGTCACACGCACCGCCCGGAGTACGAGACGGCCACCAGCTTCGGCGCCCTGTGCCTCAACGGCGACATGGACTCGCTGATCTACGCCAACCACCTCTGCAACGCTTACGGCCTCGATACGATAGCCGCGGGGGCCGTCATCGCCTTCGCGATCGAGTGCTACGAAAACGGCCTGATAACGAAAGAGGACACCGACGGCATCGAGCTCCGCTGGGGCAACGCGGACGGGAT
The nucleotide sequence above comes from Dehalococcoidia bacterium. Encoded proteins:
- a CDS encoding aldehyde ferredoxin oxidoreductase family protein, giving the protein MASGEVCFNGKILNVDLTQERVEPEALAPPAYRTYLGGYGLGARLLFDRIPKGADPLGPDNVLGLMPGLLTGTPFFGNRYQVVGKSPKTGGWGDANSGGDFGPWLKNAGWDGVLFSGISQRPVYLFIHDDKAELRDAADLWGLDAITAEAKLKERHGKKTSVSCIGQAGEKLSLMAGVCNEYGRVAARSGLGAVMGAKKVKAVAVLSSRAGILSRDREAQAKVKAALDAFIQPLVGFFHSMGTPGITNSSAMSGDAPVKNWGGAGSVDFPQGAELSGANFVAKMDRTYACWRCPVACGAESKASDNPKFPYPRHTHRPEYETATSFGALCLNGDMDSLIYANHLCNAYGLDTIAAGAVIAFAIECYENGLITKEDTDGIELRWGNADGIIAMLDKIGKREGFGDVLADGIRVAAQRIGPASAPFAMEIGGEELPMHDPKLTPDYFTTYKLDPTPARHTQWEGGLRGPWQVGERVSEREQAAGRGVLHKAAAEYMHVVNSTGLCMFVTFCGPNEQIPDWINAATGWDMTLGELRQTGERIGNLRMAFEVREGNNPAQRAVPGRVFGSPPLEAGPHAGITLDTETLQREFLEACDWDQETCRPSRAKLEELGLSDVADVLYG